In Halorubrum sp. BV1, the following proteins share a genomic window:
- a CDS encoding Lrp/AsnC family transcriptional regulator has product MSLDADWRTDVDAVDAALIDEYQSGFPVESHPFERVAREIAAETGVTLDASEVLDRVRDLRERGVFRRFGAVLNPPVIGSSTLAAVQAPEDRFDEVAEIINGYPQVNHNYRRDHAWNQWFVVTAGSRETRDEILAEIEARTGCAVLTLPMLTDYYIDLEFPVVNGDRFARESLEETAVSATRISEDARGDLTPLDAALLLSIQDGFPLSATPYADVASEIAASDAGAAGGVDPTVDDVLAGVDRLLADGCIKRIGCVVNHVVTGFTSNCMVVWDVPDDDLDERGEAVGSLPYVTLCYHRPRRPEQDWEYNLFTMIHGREADAVDRKIDELAAEHLSYDHERLYSTETLKQTGARYEDLVASEE; this is encoded by the coding sequence ATGAGTCTGGACGCCGACTGGCGGACCGACGTCGACGCCGTCGACGCGGCCCTCATCGACGAGTACCAGAGCGGCTTTCCCGTCGAATCGCACCCGTTCGAGCGCGTCGCCCGCGAGATCGCCGCCGAGACGGGTGTGACCCTCGACGCGAGCGAGGTTCTCGACCGCGTCCGCGATCTGCGCGAGCGCGGCGTGTTCCGGCGGTTCGGCGCGGTGCTCAACCCTCCGGTGATCGGTTCTTCGACGCTCGCGGCCGTGCAGGCCCCCGAAGATCGATTCGACGAGGTCGCCGAGATAATCAACGGCTACCCGCAGGTGAACCACAACTACCGCCGTGACCACGCGTGGAACCAGTGGTTCGTCGTCACCGCCGGCTCCCGCGAGACGCGCGACGAGATCCTCGCGGAGATCGAGGCGCGGACCGGCTGTGCGGTGTTGACCCTCCCGATGCTCACGGACTACTACATCGACTTGGAGTTCCCCGTGGTGAACGGCGACCGGTTCGCCAGAGAATCACTGGAGGAAACGGCGGTCTCCGCCACCCGTATCTCCGAGGACGCCCGCGGGGATCTCACCCCCCTCGACGCCGCGCTCCTCCTGTCGATCCAAGACGGCTTCCCGCTGTCTGCGACCCCCTACGCGGACGTGGCGAGCGAGATCGCGGCGAGCGATGCCGGCGCGGCGGGCGGCGTCGACCCAACGGTTGACGACGTGCTCGCCGGGGTCGACCGCCTGCTGGCGGACGGCTGTATCAAGCGGATCGGCTGCGTCGTCAACCACGTCGTCACCGGATTCACGAGCAACTGCATGGTCGTCTGGGACGTTCCCGACGACGACCTCGACGAGCGCGGCGAGGCGGTGGGGAGCCTTCCGTACGTCACCCTCTGTTACCACCGGCCGCGCCGCCCGGAGCAGGACTGGGAGTACAACCTGTTCACGATGATCCACGGCCGTGAGGCCGACGCCGTCGACCGGAAGATCGACGAGCTGGCGGCCGAACACCTCTCGTACGACCACGAACGGCTCTACTCGACGGAGACGCTGAAACAGACCGGCGCGCGCTACGAGGACCTCGTCGCCAGCGAGGAGTGA
- a CDS encoding phosphatase PAP2 family protein, with amino-acid sequence MSPLLSVLRSVVLWLGVSLFVAGIAIVGPNRLYELWGNVVPRLRDARRELLALGVVLLVSAVGRGSLQTVSELFGLRLTGFIWALEGNFVAWLQQAFATPELTMYFSSVYVYGYAFLLAFPFLAYLALPKTATLRRLLVAYGCNYAIGLALYTVVFAHGPRNLNVGTSLLYTHNPEFSALTSAVNETTNVFPSLHTSLSVTVAAFAVLTREEYPLWTPLAVWLAGSVVIATMYLGIHWLTDVVGGTILAFGCVYFSHRIVDPDETA; translated from the coding sequence ATGAGTCCGCTTTTGTCTGTCCTCCGGTCGGTCGTGTTGTGGCTCGGCGTGTCGCTTTTTGTCGCCGGGATCGCGATCGTCGGACCGAACCGGCTGTACGAGTTGTGGGGGAACGTCGTGCCGCGGCTGCGGGACGCACGACGGGAACTCCTCGCGCTCGGCGTGGTGTTGCTCGTCAGCGCCGTCGGCCGGGGGTCCCTACAGACGGTCTCAGAGCTGTTCGGACTGCGGCTGACCGGGTTCATCTGGGCGCTCGAAGGCAACTTCGTCGCGTGGCTCCAGCAGGCGTTCGCCACTCCCGAACTGACGATGTACTTCTCGTCGGTGTACGTGTACGGGTACGCGTTCCTGCTCGCGTTCCCGTTTCTCGCGTACCTCGCGCTGCCGAAGACGGCGACGCTGCGGCGGCTGCTCGTCGCGTACGGGTGTAACTACGCGATCGGGCTCGCACTCTACACGGTCGTGTTCGCGCACGGGCCGCGGAACCTGAACGTCGGGACGTCGCTTCTGTACACCCACAACCCGGAGTTCAGCGCGCTGACGAGCGCGGTGAACGAGACGACGAACGTCTTCCCGTCGCTTCACACGTCGCTTTCGGTGACGGTCGCCGCCTTCGCCGTGCTGACGCGCGAGGAGTACCCGCTGTGGACGCCGCTCGCCGTGTGGCTCGCCGGATCCGTGGTGATAGCGACCATGTATCTCGGCATTCACTGGCTCACCGACGTGGTCGGCGGAACCATCCTTGCCTTCGGATGCGTCTACTTCTCCCATCGGATCGTCGACCCGGATGAGACGGCGTGA
- a CDS encoding NAD+ synthase, translated as MSQTPAESVLLSDDPPLDLRLSPVELDAARERITSFIADVVDDAGADGAVLGLSGGIDSTLSAYLAAEALGEDRLHGITMPAEVNDPDVMSDAERVAHDLGIAYDVVEIQPIAERFFEAFPEAAADRTATGNVYVRTRAVLNYFVANAENRVVLGTGNRAEAMTGYFTKYGDQAVDCNPIGNLYKQQVRQLAAHVGVPRDLVMQEPTAGMWEGQTDAAEMGLDYDTVDAIVAVHVDGGLSRSATVRELGVPAEAVDRVVELHEGSAHKRSMPPAPEP; from the coding sequence ATGAGCCAGACCCCAGCGGAGTCGGTGTTGCTGTCTGACGACCCCCCGCTCGACCTCCGCCTCTCTCCGGTCGAACTCGACGCCGCCCGCGAGCGCATCACGTCGTTCATCGCCGACGTCGTCGACGACGCGGGCGCTGACGGGGCGGTCCTCGGGCTCTCCGGCGGAATCGACTCGACGCTTTCCGCGTACCTCGCGGCCGAGGCGCTCGGCGAGGACCGGTTACACGGGATCACGATGCCGGCCGAGGTGAACGACCCCGACGTGATGAGCGACGCCGAGCGCGTCGCTCACGACCTCGGAATCGCATACGACGTGGTCGAGATCCAGCCGATCGCAGAGCGGTTCTTCGAGGCGTTCCCGGAGGCGGCTGCCGACCGGACGGCGACGGGGAACGTGTACGTCCGGACCCGCGCGGTGCTGAACTACTTCGTCGCCAACGCGGAGAACCGGGTGGTGCTCGGGACCGGCAACCGCGCGGAGGCGATGACGGGCTATTTCACCAAGTACGGTGATCAGGCCGTCGACTGCAACCCGATCGGAAACCTCTACAAACAACAGGTGCGCCAGCTCGCCGCCCACGTCGGCGTCCCCCGCGACCTCGTGATGCAAGAGCCCACGGCCGGCATGTGGGAGGGACAGACGGACGCGGCCGAGATGGGCCTTGACTACGACACCGTCGACGCGATCGTGGCCGTCCACGTCGACGGCGGCCTCTCGCGGTCGGCGACGGTCCGGGAACTCGGCGTGCCGGCCGAGGCCGTCGACCGGGTCGTCGAGTTACACGAGGGCAGCGCGCACAAGCGGTCGATGCCGCCGGCTCCGGAACCGTAG
- the thiD gene encoding bifunctional hydroxymethylpyrimidine kinase/phosphomethylpyrimidine kinase, translating to MTDETASAYDPVSPPVALTIAGSDSGGGAGVQADLKTMTAHGVFGTAVVTATTAQNTRGVSDVHTLPIEHVDAQYSAVVDDFDVRAVKTGMLATAETVETVTDRLAGFAGPIVVDPVMVAATGDRLLSPAAEEAYDDLIAAATLVTPNTDEAEVLVGGGVETPADAARAGREIVSRGADAALIKGGHLAGDDTVTDTLVLGERAAAATETSEPVSATEEDGTTVVRFETPRIATEATHGSGCTLSSAIAARLARGEPLSSAVEAAVGEMGEAIRCGYDVGKGPGAVNPTVLDSGKSRLRDREE from the coding sequence ATGACAGACGAGACAGCCAGCGCGTACGACCCGGTCTCGCCGCCCGTCGCGCTCACGATCGCCGGCAGTGACTCCGGCGGCGGGGCGGGAGTACAGGCCGATCTGAAGACGATGACGGCTCACGGCGTCTTCGGGACCGCCGTCGTGACGGCGACGACGGCACAGAACACGCGCGGCGTGTCAGATGTCCACACGCTTCCGATCGAGCACGTCGACGCCCAGTACAGTGCCGTCGTCGACGACTTCGACGTCCGGGCGGTGAAGACGGGGATGCTCGCCACGGCGGAGACGGTGGAAACGGTAACCGATCGGCTCGCCGGGTTCGCGGGGCCGATCGTCGTCGATCCGGTGATGGTCGCCGCGACCGGCGACCGGCTGCTCTCTCCCGCGGCCGAGGAGGCGTACGACGACCTGATCGCCGCCGCGACGCTCGTCACGCCGAACACCGACGAGGCGGAAGTGCTCGTCGGCGGCGGGGTCGAAACACCGGCCGACGCAGCGCGGGCCGGCCGAGAGATCGTCTCGCGCGGCGCGGACGCGGCCCTGATCAAGGGCGGACACCTCGCCGGCGACGACACCGTGACCGACACGCTCGTTCTCGGCGAGCGCGCGGCAGCGGCGACGGAGACGAGCGAACCCGTGTCGGCCACCGAAGAGGACGGGACGACCGTCGTTCGGTTCGAGACGCCGCGGATCGCGACCGAGGCGACACACGGATCGGGCTGCACGCTGTCGAGTGCGATCGCGGCGCGGCTCGCACGCGGTGAACCGCTGTCCTCGGCGGTCGAAGCCGCAGTCGGCGAGATGGGAGAGGCGATCCGGTGCGGCTACGACGTGGGCAAGGGACCGGGCGCGGTGAATCCGACGGTGCTCGACAGCGGGAAGTCACGCCTTCGCGACAGAGAAGAGTGA
- a CDS encoding anthranilate phosphoribosyltransferase translates to MAQATQEFGEWPLKRLMTEVCGSGHKSADDLTRAQATEAFERILADEPDPTTLGAFWLANRWKRNTPEELGAYVDVMCDRVEYAEPEVDPVDCGANYDGKGRTAILGVAAGAVAAAAGTPVVVHSGDRVPTQKQDAYKQVLDELGVATELTPRDSADMVDETGFGFYYQPAFNPAIDDLFERRDMMGVRTFVNTIETLANPAGAAVHLGSFYHLAFAKKVVDTFVESEFHDLDRVLMFQGMEGYDDVRPGYTKVAEWTAAGSEKGGSDSEVETGSESASFDDFEIETAEYGMDLEEDDLAVDDVAAESATITEEVLAGEREDAFADAVAVNAALRIYAREDADSIEAGLQQARDAIDDGSAMDVLDALRDF, encoded by the coding sequence ATGGCTCAGGCGACTCAGGAGTTCGGCGAATGGCCCCTCAAGCGGCTGATGACCGAGGTCTGCGGCTCCGGGCACAAGTCGGCAGACGACCTGACGCGCGCGCAGGCGACGGAGGCGTTCGAGCGCATCCTCGCGGACGAGCCGGACCCGACGACGCTCGGGGCGTTCTGGCTCGCGAACCGCTGGAAGCGGAACACGCCCGAGGAGCTGGGCGCGTACGTCGACGTGATGTGCGACCGCGTGGAGTACGCGGAGCCCGAGGTCGACCCCGTCGACTGCGGCGCGAACTACGACGGGAAGGGTCGGACCGCGATCTTGGGCGTGGCCGCGGGCGCGGTCGCGGCCGCCGCCGGAACTCCCGTCGTCGTCCACTCGGGCGACCGCGTCCCCACGCAAAAGCAGGACGCGTACAAACAGGTCTTAGACGAACTCGGCGTCGCGACGGAACTCACGCCGCGTGACTCCGCCGACATGGTCGACGAGACCGGCTTCGGCTTCTACTACCAGCCCGCGTTCAATCCCGCGATCGACGACCTGTTCGAGCGCCGCGACATGATGGGCGTTCGGACGTTCGTCAACACGATCGAGACGCTGGCGAACCCCGCCGGCGCGGCGGTCCACCTCGGCTCCTTCTACCACCTCGCGTTCGCGAAGAAGGTCGTCGACACGTTCGTCGAAAGCGAGTTCCACGACCTCGACCGCGTCCTGATGTTCCAGGGGATGGAGGGGTACGACGACGTCCGCCCCGGCTACACCAAGGTCGCGGAGTGGACCGCGGCCGGCAGCGAGAAAGGTGGATCCGACAGCGAGGTCGAGACCGGCAGCGAGAGCGCATCGTTCGACGACTTCGAGATCGAGACGGCCGAGTACGGGATGGATCTGGAAGAAGACGACCTCGCCGTCGACGATGTCGCCGCCGAGTCCGCGACGATTACCGAGGAGGTGCTGGCGGGCGAGCGTGAGGACGCCTTCGCCGACGCGGTCGCGGTCAACGCCGCCCTGCGGATCTACGCCCGCGAGGACGCCGACTCGATCGAGGCGGGACTACAGCAGGCCCGCGACGCGATCGACGACGGCTCCGCGATGGACGTGCTCGACGCGCTCCGCGACTTCTGA
- a CDS encoding DsbA family protein — MSNSDSATDAPDADGSGTADIAADPVDDATDSVTVYSDYVCPFCYLGRQSLAQYREARSEPLAVDWHPFDLRAGKRNPDGSIDHEADDGKDEDYYAQARENVRRLKEQYGVEMAQEIATDVDSLPAQVVSVHVKETAPEAWPSFDEAVFEALWQDGRDIGDREVLADLAADVEGLDADAVETALGDDDLRERVTGLFDAARERGITGVPTFAFDGHAARGAVPPEQLERLVEGA; from the coding sequence ATGTCGAACTCCGATTCCGCCACCGACGCGCCCGATGCTGACGGTTCCGGGACGGCCGACATCGCCGCCGATCCCGTCGATGACGCGACCGACTCCGTCACCGTCTACTCCGATTACGTCTGCCCGTTCTGTTACCTGGGTCGGCAGTCTCTCGCGCAGTACCGAGAGGCGCGGTCCGAACCCCTCGCGGTCGACTGGCACCCGTTCGACCTCCGCGCCGGCAAGCGCAACCCCGACGGGTCGATCGACCACGAGGCCGACGACGGGAAAGACGAGGACTACTACGCGCAGGCCCGCGAGAACGTCCGGCGGCTCAAAGAGCAGTACGGCGTCGAGATGGCCCAAGAGATCGCCACCGACGTCGACTCGCTCCCGGCGCAGGTCGTCTCCGTCCATGTGAAAGAGACCGCGCCGGAGGCGTGGCCTTCGTTCGACGAAGCGGTCTTCGAGGCGCTCTGGCAGGACGGGCGTGACATCGGCGACCGCGAGGTTCTCGCCGACCTCGCGGCCGACGTTGAGGGCCTCGACGCCGACGCGGTCGAGACCGCGCTCGGGGACGACGACCTCCGCGAGCGCGTGACGGGGCTTTTCGATGCCGCGAGAGAGCGGGGAATCACCGGCGTCCCAACGTTCGCGTTTGACGGCCACGCCGCTCGCGGTGCGGTTCCGCCGGAACAGCTCGAACGGCTCGTCGAGGGTGCCTGA
- a CDS encoding ZIP family metal transporter, protein MVDVSAFAFVFVAGLITALATGIGALPFFFFDSISDRGNVALWGFASGIMVAASLFGLVQEGLAEGTPMEIGVGVLAGVALVVLAHEVLLDAEIDPREYEEADFKKLVLILGVLTVHSFPEGIAVGVSFADLGLAGGTQVLGFTVPLLAVFMTVAISIHNVPEGTAISIPLRAMGVSKWKMVWWAVFSSLPQPIGAVLAFAFVRYAREFLPYGFGFAAGAMVYLVLSEFIPEALDTGAALPRGGKPTLAVGIVLGVALMVPLNFV, encoded by the coding sequence ATGGTTGACGTCTCCGCGTTCGCGTTCGTCTTCGTCGCGGGGCTGATCACGGCGCTTGCGACGGGGATCGGCGCGCTGCCGTTCTTCTTTTTCGACTCGATAAGCGACCGGGGGAACGTCGCGCTGTGGGGGTTCGCCTCCGGAATCATGGTCGCCGCGTCGCTCTTCGGACTCGTTCAGGAGGGGCTCGCCGAGGGGACGCCGATGGAGATCGGGGTCGGCGTGCTCGCCGGTGTCGCGCTCGTCGTGCTCGCACACGAGGTGCTTCTCGACGCCGAGATCGACCCCCGCGAGTACGAGGAGGCCGACTTCAAGAAGCTCGTGTTAATCTTGGGCGTACTCACGGTCCACAGCTTCCCCGAGGGAATCGCCGTCGGCGTCTCCTTCGCCGACCTCGGACTGGCGGGCGGGACGCAGGTGCTCGGGTTCACGGTGCCGCTTCTCGCGGTGTTCATGACCGTCGCGATCTCGATCCACAACGTCCCCGAGGGGACCGCCATCTCGATCCCGCTGCGGGCGATGGGCGTCTCGAAGTGGAAGATGGTCTGGTGGGCGGTGTTCTCCAGCCTCCCGCAGCCTATCGGGGCGGTCCTCGCGTTCGCGTTCGTCCGGTACGCCCGCGAGTTCCTTCCCTACGGATTCGGGTTCGCCGCCGGCGCGATGGTGTATCTCGTCCTCTCCGAGTTCATCCCGGAGGCGCTCGACACCGGCGCGGCCCTCCCACGAGGCGGGAAGCCCACCCTCGCGGTCGGGATCGTGCTCGGCGTCGCGCTTATGGTGCCACTCAACTTCGTGTGA
- a CDS encoding ABC transporter substrate-binding protein — protein sequence MTRPISRRRALAGFGAVAASGGCLGRSRNLAGRGMASQLTLQIDAVPADRDPNAIRIARHLAENLKAVGVDARINTLDQTTLWRKVLINQNFDAYVGQFLEPKPFDPDAMYALTHSRFAPEVGRQNPFGFADLNGVDTELERQRRAEPDRREAVADLQRSLTELQPFTVVAFPDPLTAIREERFDGWNQRQPLTVTGLLSLDHTGTTSDAIDGNGTEASTTLRLVTTDSGITENWNPIAAEYRRQGTFTSLLYDRLVLIDSGDVVPWLATDWERVGPETVEVSLRDATWHDGEPLTADDVAFTYEFLRDTSMGSMETPVPTPRFRGRSSVVESALAVDDRTVRLGVENVSRAVIVRALRVPILPTHVWSDRTDAATIAGFEFDSETTEALVSPNEDPVGSGPIRFIQATAEESAVFERNPDHFLVRSETGDDEASADAAVGIPERFRGKPAFDRLEVGVVPSDIAAVQMVGDGFADATVSTLGPDAIPRIGREADTRLVTGRSGAFYHVGYNVRRAPLSNPRFRGVLASLLDKEALVEEAFDGYAEPASSPLAASPQWVPDDLLWDERSSDPVHPFAGDAGTGSLDVERARDLLRDAGYRFDEEGRLLARQQ from the coding sequence ATGACCCGACCGATCAGCCGACGGCGGGCACTCGCGGGATTCGGCGCGGTCGCCGCGAGCGGCGGCTGTCTCGGTCGTTCGCGGAACCTCGCGGGACGCGGGATGGCCTCGCAGTTGACCCTCCAGATAGACGCGGTGCCCGCAGACCGGGACCCGAACGCGATCCGGATCGCGAGACACCTCGCGGAGAACCTCAAGGCGGTGGGAGTCGACGCTCGGATCAACACCCTGGATCAGACCACGCTCTGGCGGAAGGTGCTCATCAACCAGAATTTCGACGCGTACGTGGGCCAGTTTCTCGAACCGAAGCCGTTCGACCCGGACGCGATGTACGCGCTCACGCACTCGCGGTTCGCCCCGGAGGTGGGACGGCAGAACCCCTTCGGCTTCGCCGATCTCAACGGCGTCGACACGGAACTCGAACGTCAGCGACGGGCGGAACCGGATCGACGCGAGGCGGTTGCGGACCTCCAGCGCTCGCTCACCGAACTCCAGCCGTTCACCGTCGTGGCGTTTCCCGACCCACTCACCGCGATCCGCGAGGAGCGGTTCGACGGGTGGAACCAGCGACAGCCGCTGACGGTCACCGGCCTGTTGTCGCTCGATCACACCGGGACGACTAGTGACGCGATCGACGGCAACGGGACCGAGGCGTCGACCACGCTCCGGTTGGTGACGACGGACAGCGGCATCACGGAGAACTGGAACCCGATCGCGGCGGAGTATCGTCGCCAGGGGACGTTCACGTCGCTCCTGTACGACCGACTCGTGTTGATCGACTCCGGCGACGTCGTCCCGTGGCTCGCGACCGACTGGGAGCGCGTCGGGCCCGAGACCGTCGAGGTCTCGCTGCGGGACGCGACCTGGCACGACGGCGAACCGCTCACCGCGGACGACGTGGCGTTCACCTATGAGTTCCTCCGCGACACGTCGATGGGGAGCATGGAGACGCCGGTGCCGACGCCGCGATTCCGCGGCAGAAGCTCGGTCGTTGAATCCGCGCTGGCGGTCGACGACCGGACCGTTCGGCTCGGCGTCGAGAACGTCAGCCGAGCGGTGATCGTCCGCGCGCTGCGCGTCCCGATCCTGCCTACACATGTGTGGAGCGACCGCACCGACGCCGCGACTATCGCCGGCTTCGAGTTCGACTCGGAGACGACGGAGGCGCTCGTCTCGCCCAACGAGGACCCGGTGGGAAGCGGGCCGATCCGGTTTATCCAGGCGACGGCAGAGGAGTCTGCGGTCTTCGAGCGGAATCCGGATCACTTCCTCGTGCGGTCCGAGACGGGAGACGACGAGGCGTCGGCGGACGCGGCGGTCGGGATCCCCGAACGATTCCGCGGAAAGCCGGCGTTCGACCGGCTCGAAGTCGGCGTGGTTCCCTCGGACATCGCGGCGGTCCAGATGGTCGGTGACGGATTCGCCGACGCCACCGTCTCGACTCTCGGACCCGACGCGATCCCGCGTATCGGGCGTGAGGCCGACACCCGGCTCGTGACCGGGCGTTCGGGCGCATTCTATCACGTCGGCTACAACGTGCGGCGGGCACCGCTGTCGAACCCGCGGTTTCGCGGCGTCCTCGCGTCGCTGCTCGATAAGGAAGCCCTGGTCGAGGAGGCGTTCGACGGGTACGCGGAGCCGGCGTCGTCGCCGCTCGCGGCCTCGCCTCAGTGGGTCCCCGACGACCTGCTGTGGGACGAGCGGTCTTCGGACCCGGTTCACCCGTTCGCCGGCGACGCCGGAACCGGCTCGCTCGACGTCGAGCGAGCGCGGGATCTGCTCCGAGACGCCGGCTATCGGTTCGACGAGGAGGGGCGGCTGCTCGCGAGACAGCAATGA